The following are encoded together in the Bradyrhizobium sp. CCGUVB1N3 genome:
- the ahcY gene encoding adenosylhomocysteinase: MNAKPGFTDYIVKDISLADFGRKELSLAETEMPGLMATREEFGPKQPLKGARIAGSLHMTIQTGVLIETLVALGADIRWVSCNIYSTQDHAAAAIAAAGIPVFAVKGETLTEYWDYTAKLFDWHGGGTPNMILDDGGDATMLVHAGVRAENGDTAFLDKPGSEEEEIFYALIKRLLKEKPKGYFGEIAKNIKGVSEETTTGVHRLYEMANKGTLLFPAINVNDSVTKSKFDNLYGCRESLVDGIRRGTDVMMSGKIAMVAGFGDVGKGSAASLRQAGCRVMVSEVDPICALQASMEGYEVVTMEEAAPRADIFVTATGNKDIITIEHMRAMKDRAIVCNIGHFDNEIQIASLRNLKWTNIKPQVDEIEFPDKHRIIMLSEGRLVNLGNAMGHPSFVMSASFTNQTLAQIELWANNKDGKYEKKVYVLPKSLDEKVARLHLAKLGVKLTELRKDQADYIGVKQEGPYKSDHYRY, encoded by the coding sequence ATGAACGCGAAGCCCGGCTTCACCGATTACATCGTCAAGGACATTTCGCTGGCCGATTTCGGCCGCAAGGAGCTCTCGCTCGCCGAGACCGAGATGCCCGGCCTGATGGCCACCCGTGAAGAGTTCGGCCCGAAGCAGCCGCTGAAGGGCGCGCGCATCGCCGGCTCGTTGCACATGACGATCCAGACTGGGGTCCTGATCGAGACGCTCGTCGCGCTCGGTGCCGACATCCGCTGGGTCTCCTGCAACATCTATTCGACGCAGGATCACGCCGCGGCCGCGATCGCCGCGGCCGGCATTCCCGTCTTCGCCGTGAAGGGCGAGACGCTGACCGAGTATTGGGACTACACCGCCAAGCTGTTCGACTGGCATGGCGGCGGCACGCCGAACATGATCCTCGATGACGGCGGCGACGCGACCATGCTGGTGCATGCCGGCGTCCGCGCCGAGAACGGCGACACCGCCTTCCTCGACAAGCCTGGCTCGGAAGAAGAAGAGATCTTCTACGCGCTGATCAAGCGCCTGCTGAAGGAGAAGCCCAAGGGTTACTTCGGCGAGATCGCCAAGAACATCAAGGGCGTCTCGGAAGAGACCACGACGGGCGTGCATCGCCTCTACGAGATGGCCAACAAGGGCACGCTGCTGTTCCCGGCGATCAACGTCAACGACAGCGTCACCAAGTCGAAGTTCGACAACCTTTATGGCTGCCGTGAATCGCTCGTCGACGGCATCCGCCGCGGCACCGACGTGATGATGTCGGGCAAGATCGCGATGGTCGCCGGATTCGGCGACGTCGGCAAGGGCTCGGCGGCTTCGCTCCGTCAGGCCGGCTGCCGCGTCATGGTCTCCGAGGTCGATCCGATCTGCGCGCTGCAGGCTTCGATGGAAGGCTATGAGGTCGTGACCATGGAAGAGGCCGCGCCGCGCGCCGACATCTTCGTCACCGCGACCGGCAACAAGGACATCATCACCATCGAGCACATGCGTGCGATGAAGGATCGCGCCATCGTCTGCAACATCGGTCACTTCGACAACGAGATCCAGATCGCCTCGCTTCGCAATCTGAAGTGGACCAACATCAAGCCGCAGGTCGACGAGATCGAATTCCCCGACAAGCATCGCATCATCATGCTGTCGGAGGGCCGCCTCGTGAACCTCGGTAACGCGATGGGCCATCCGTCCTTCGTGATGTCGGCGTCCTTCACCAACCAGACGCTGGCGCAGATCGAACTCTGGGCCAACAACAAGGACGGCAAGTACGAGAAGAAGGTCTACGTGCTGCCGAAGTCGCTGGACGAGAAGGTCGCGCGCCTGCACCTCGCCAAGCTCGGCGTCAAGCTCACCGAGCTGCGCAAGGACCAGGCCGACTATATCGGCGTCAAGCAGGAAGGTCCGTACAAGTCGGATCACTATCGCTACTGA
- a CDS encoding NAD(P)/FAD-dependent oxidoreductase, with protein sequence MQQEHFDVLIVGAGLSGIGAGYHLQTKCPGKSYVILEGRDCIGGTWDLFRYPGIRSDSDMFTLGYSFKPWTDPKAIADGPQILDYVRETASENGVDKKIRFGHRVRRASWSTPDARWTVEAERLTGEGASEIVRFTCNFLFMCSGYYKYEEGYTPEFKGIADFQGRIVHPQKWTEDIDYADKRVVVIGSGATAVTLVPELAKKASEVVMLQRSPTYVVSRPAQDPLANKLRRNLPATLAYHLIRWRNVMWGMFFFQLSRRRPAKVKDLILKGVQMALGPDYDVATHFTPRYNPWDQRLCLVPDGDLFAAIREKRASVVTNEIDTFTKDGIRLKDGSELAADIIVTATGLVLQVVGGLEISVDGRVVDFAKTLTYKGMMYADVPNLASAFGYTNASWTLKCDLTCEYVCRLINYMDRHNFRQCVPHNDDPAVSLQPSLDFTSGYVQRSVAKMPKQGSKRPWRLYQNYALDIVSLRYGRIDDGVMQYS encoded by the coding sequence ATGCAACAAGAACATTTCGACGTCCTCATCGTCGGCGCCGGCCTGTCCGGCATCGGCGCGGGCTACCATCTGCAAACGAAATGCCCGGGCAAGAGCTACGTCATCCTCGAAGGGCGCGACTGCATCGGCGGCACCTGGGATCTGTTCCGCTATCCCGGCATCCGATCCGACAGCGACATGTTTACGCTGGGTTATTCCTTCAAGCCGTGGACCGATCCGAAGGCGATCGCCGACGGGCCGCAAATTCTCGACTACGTGCGCGAGACGGCATCCGAGAACGGCGTCGACAAGAAAATCCGCTTTGGCCATCGCGTCAGGCGCGCGTCGTGGTCGACGCCCGATGCGCGCTGGACCGTCGAAGCCGAGCGTCTGACGGGCGAAGGCGCATCCGAGATCGTACGCTTCACCTGCAATTTCCTGTTCATGTGCTCCGGCTATTACAAATACGAAGAAGGCTACACGCCGGAATTCAAGGGCATCGCGGATTTTCAGGGCCGCATCGTGCATCCGCAGAAGTGGACCGAGGACATCGACTACGCCGATAAGCGCGTGGTGGTGATCGGATCGGGCGCCACTGCCGTGACACTAGTGCCGGAGCTTGCGAAGAAGGCCTCAGAGGTCGTCATGCTGCAGCGCTCGCCGACCTACGTCGTGTCGCGTCCGGCGCAGGATCCGCTCGCCAACAAGCTGCGCCGCAACCTGCCGGCCACGCTCGCCTATCATTTGATTCGCTGGCGCAACGTGATGTGGGGCATGTTCTTCTTCCAGCTCAGCCGGCGCCGGCCCGCCAAGGTGAAGGATCTGATCCTGAAGGGCGTGCAGATGGCGCTTGGACCGGACTACGACGTCGCGACGCATTTCACGCCGCGCTACAATCCCTGGGATCAGCGGCTGTGTCTGGTGCCCGACGGCGACCTCTTCGCGGCAATCCGCGAAAAGCGCGCGTCCGTCGTCACCAACGAGATCGACACCTTCACGAAAGACGGAATTCGCCTCAAGGACGGCAGCGAGCTCGCTGCCGACATCATCGTCACCGCGACAGGGCTCGTGCTTCAGGTCGTCGGCGGGCTCGAGATCAGCGTCGACGGCCGCGTGGTCGATTTCGCCAAGACGCTGACCTACAAGGGCATGATGTACGCTGACGTGCCGAACCTCGCCTCGGCCTTCGGCTACACCAACGCGTCGTGGACGCTGAAATGCGATCTCACCTGCGAATATGTCTGCCGGCTCATCAACTACATGGACCGGCATAACTTCCGGCAATGCGTGCCGCACAATGATGATCCGGCGGTCAGTCTCCAACCCTCGCTCGATTTCACCTCGGGCTACGTGCAGCGCTCGGTTGCGAAGATGCCCAAGCAAGGTTCGAAACGGCCGTGGCGGCTTTACCAGAATTACGCCCTCGATATCGTCTCCCTGCGCTACGGCAGGATCGACGACGGCGTGATGCAGTATTCCTGA
- a CDS encoding 4-oxalocrotonate tautomerase family protein — MPIVTIQVTREGATPGTASLTAEDKAALIKGSSQLLLDVLGKPLDSTFVVIEEVDTDNWGWGGMPVLEFRRRRATQPG; from the coding sequence GTGCCCATCGTCACCATTCAAGTAACTCGCGAGGGAGCGACGCCGGGCACGGCGTCGCTCACCGCTGAGGACAAAGCTGCGCTGATCAAGGGCTCGAGCCAGTTGCTGCTCGATGTCCTCGGCAAGCCGCTGGATTCGACCTTCGTCGTGATCGAAGAGGTCGACACCGACAATTGGGGTTGGGGCGGCATGCCTGTCCTCGAATTCCGGCGCCGCCGCGCGACGCAACCAGGCTGA
- a CDS encoding SDR family NAD(P)-dependent oxidoreductase, whose amino-acid sequence MGIEQKVAIITGASQGIGAALVQAYRDRNYRVVATARSIKPSSDDEVLAVPGDIADWNTAERVVSQAVARFGRVDTLVNNAGIFVAKPFTQYTAEDYAAVMGINVAGFFRITQLAIAEMEKQGSGHVVQITTTLVDQANSKVPSVLASLSKGGLAAATKSLAIEYAKRGIRVNAVSPGIVKTPMHPVETHAQLNGMHPVGHMGETSDIVDAVLYLEQAGFVTGEILHVDGGQSAGH is encoded by the coding sequence ATGGGTATCGAGCAGAAAGTCGCTATCATCACCGGTGCATCGCAGGGCATCGGCGCCGCCCTCGTCCAAGCCTACCGCGACCGCAATTATCGGGTCGTCGCAACGGCCCGCAGCATCAAGCCGTCGAGCGATGACGAAGTCCTCGCCGTTCCCGGCGACATTGCCGACTGGAACACCGCCGAGCGCGTGGTGTCTCAGGCCGTGGCCCGGTTCGGCCGTGTCGACACGCTGGTCAACAATGCCGGCATCTTCGTCGCGAAGCCGTTCACGCAATACACGGCCGAGGACTATGCGGCGGTGATGGGCATCAACGTCGCCGGCTTCTTCCGCATCACGCAGCTGGCTATTGCCGAGATGGAAAAGCAGGGCTCGGGCCACGTCGTCCAGATCACGACCACCCTCGTCGATCAAGCCAATTCGAAGGTGCCATCAGTGCTGGCATCGCTCAGCAAGGGCGGGCTCGCCGCCGCGACGAAGTCGCTGGCGATCGAATATGCCAAGCGTGGCATTCGCGTGAACGCGGTCTCGCCCGGCATCGTCAAGACGCCGATGCATCCGGTCGAGACGCATGCCCAGCTTAACGGGATGCATCCCGTCGGCCACATGGGCGAGACGTCCGACATCGTCGACGCCGTGCTCTATCTCGAGCAGGCCGGCTTCGTGACCGGCGAGATCTTGCATGTCGACGGCGGCCAGAGCGCCGGCCATTGA
- a CDS encoding LysR family transcriptional regulator codes for MDRLDAMKVFVLAVDEGSLAAAGRKLGRSPAAVSRAIAFLEERVGTELLHRTTRSIKLSEEGERYVAICRRVLTELEEADDIAAGPRAAPRGTLAITAPVVSGEMVLRPILDTFLDAYPTVSAKLLLFDRAVNLIEEGIDVALRIGPLSDSAMVAMKLGDVRRVVVAAPRYLNQHPRIVEPGDLAKHQIVAMAHLPNSWTFAPEPGSMVPRTVQFAPRLVINSTYAAVASAVAGRGVARMYSYQVAEQVRRGELDVVLAGDEDPEMPVHLISPQGRLSVPKVRAFTDFAVPRLKKQFAVLKKAIDTR; via the coding sequence ATGGATCGTCTCGACGCGATGAAGGTGTTCGTCCTTGCGGTGGACGAAGGCAGCCTTGCTGCTGCTGGCCGCAAGCTCGGCCGCTCGCCGGCCGCAGTGAGCCGTGCCATCGCCTTTTTGGAGGAGCGGGTCGGCACCGAGCTCCTGCACCGCACGACGCGGTCGATCAAGCTCAGCGAGGAGGGCGAGCGTTACGTGGCGATCTGTCGCCGCGTACTGACCGAGCTGGAGGAGGCCGACGATATCGCGGCGGGCCCGCGTGCCGCGCCGCGCGGCACGCTTGCAATCACTGCGCCGGTGGTCTCCGGCGAGATGGTGCTGCGGCCGATCCTCGACACTTTCCTGGATGCCTACCCGACGGTGTCGGCAAAACTGTTGCTGTTCGACCGGGCGGTCAATTTGATAGAGGAGGGCATCGACGTGGCGCTCCGCATCGGTCCTCTCTCGGACTCCGCGATGGTGGCGATGAAGCTCGGCGACGTCCGCCGTGTCGTGGTGGCTGCTCCGCGATATCTCAACCAGCATCCACGCATCGTGGAGCCCGGCGATCTCGCCAAGCATCAGATCGTCGCCATGGCCCACCTGCCGAATTCCTGGACGTTTGCGCCGGAGCCCGGCTCCATGGTGCCGCGAACAGTTCAGTTCGCGCCGCGGCTCGTGATCAACAGCACCTATGCCGCGGTCGCTTCCGCCGTCGCCGGGCGTGGCGTCGCGCGGATGTATTCCTATCAAGTCGCCGAGCAGGTACGGCGCGGCGAGCTCGACGTGGTGCTTGCCGGCGACGAGGATCCCGAAATGCCCGTGCACCTGATTTCGCCGCAGGGCCGGCTGTCGGTGCCGAAAGTGCGAGCCTTCACGGATTTTGCCGTGCCGCGGTTGAAGAAGCAGTTCGCGGTCCTCAAGAAGGCTATCGACACTCGCTGA
- a CDS encoding alpha/beta fold hydrolase, whose product MSKEINRDRRRFLATAAIGVAAPFVFGGVAAAQSASPSTLPAIKPGTNTSFAAIKQIDAGVLNVGYAEAGPADGSVVILLHGWPYDIHSFVDVAPALAKSGYRVIVPHLRGYGTTRFLSGETMRNGEPAALAADIVALMDALGIKQATLAGYDWGARTANIIAALWPERVKAMVSVSGYLISSQAAGKMPLPPVAELQWWYQFYFATERGREGYAKNRHDFAKLIWKLASPQWHFNDVTYDRSAASLDNPDHVDIAIHNYRWRLGLAEGEAKYAELEQRLAGLPVITVPTITMEGDANGAPHPEPSAYAKMFSGRYEHRTITGGIGHNLPQEAPQAFAQAVLDITAS is encoded by the coding sequence ATGTCAAAAGAGATAAACAGAGATCGTCGTCGTTTCCTGGCCACCGCCGCGATTGGCGTCGCCGCACCATTCGTTTTCGGCGGCGTCGCGGCCGCGCAGTCCGCGAGCCCCTCGACCTTGCCCGCGATCAAGCCGGGTACGAACACGTCCTTCGCCGCGATCAAGCAGATCGATGCCGGCGTCCTCAACGTCGGTTACGCCGAGGCCGGTCCGGCCGATGGTTCCGTGGTGATCCTGCTGCACGGCTGGCCCTATGACATCCACAGTTTCGTCGATGTCGCGCCTGCGTTGGCGAAGTCGGGTTATCGTGTCATCGTTCCGCATCTGCGCGGCTATGGCACGACACGCTTCCTCTCCGGCGAGACGATGCGCAACGGCGAGCCCGCAGCGCTCGCTGCCGACATCGTCGCGCTGATGGATGCGCTTGGCATCAAGCAGGCGACGCTCGCCGGCTATGATTGGGGCGCACGGACCGCCAACATCATTGCGGCGCTCTGGCCGGAGCGCGTCAAGGCGATGGTGTCGGTGAGCGGCTACCTGATTTCGAGTCAGGCAGCAGGCAAGATGCCGCTGCCGCCGGTTGCCGAGCTGCAATGGTGGTATCAGTTCTATTTCGCCACCGAGCGCGGCCGCGAAGGCTATGCCAAGAACCGGCATGACTTCGCCAAGCTGATCTGGAAGCTCGCCTCGCCCCAGTGGCATTTCAACGATGTCACCTACGACCGCAGCGCGGCCTCGCTCGACAATCCCGATCATGTCGACATCGCGATCCATAATTATCGCTGGCGGCTCGGGCTGGCCGAGGGCGAAGCAAAGTATGCCGAGCTCGAGCAGCGGCTGGCGGGCCTGCCGGTGATCACCGTGCCTACAATCACCATGGAGGGCGATGCCAATGGGGCACCGCACCCGGAGCCCTCGGCCTACGCGAAGATGTTTTCCGGCAGATACGAGCACCGGACGATCACCGGCGGCATCGGACACAATCTGCCGCAGGAAGCCCCGCAGGCCTTTGCCCAGGCCGTCCTCGATATCACCGCGAGCTGA
- a CDS encoding aspartyl/asparaginyl beta-hydroxylase domain-containing protein — protein sequence MLKQLFAPQLVILYVLAASTIYVHFRGKQRLRFARQLGDHSTYLAPYNVLMYAGSAVPNKPVISVDQFPELKPLSENWETIRDEAVRLFDEGFIRAAAKNNDWGFYSFFKSGWKRFYLKWYDDFLPSARTLCPKTVELLNSIPSVHGAMFAMLPPGGKLGAHRDPFAGSLRYHLGLVTPNSNKCRILVDGVECVWRDGEAFMFDETFIHSAENATDVNRIILFCDVERPMKYGFMTAMNRWVSHNIVKASATQNVDGESVGVLNKVFGKLYEIHLASRKVKEWNRNVYYTLKYSLTAVILGLIVMSALR from the coding sequence ATGCTGAAACAGCTCTTTGCGCCGCAACTTGTCATCCTCTATGTGCTTGCGGCATCAACGATTTACGTCCACTTCCGTGGCAAGCAGCGGCTGCGCTTTGCGCGCCAGCTTGGCGATCATTCGACCTATCTCGCACCCTACAACGTGCTGATGTATGCCGGCTCGGCCGTGCCGAACAAGCCGGTGATCTCGGTTGATCAGTTTCCGGAGCTGAAGCCGCTCAGCGAGAATTGGGAGACGATCCGCGACGAGGCGGTGCGCCTGTTCGATGAAGGCTTCATCCGCGCCGCGGCGAAGAACAATGACTGGGGCTTCTATTCGTTCTTCAAGAGCGGCTGGAAGCGCTTTTACCTGAAATGGTACGACGACTTCCTGCCCTCGGCGCGCACGCTGTGCCCGAAGACGGTGGAGCTCTTGAACTCGATTCCGTCGGTGCACGGCGCGATGTTTGCGATGCTGCCGCCCGGCGGCAAGCTGGGCGCGCACCGCGATCCCTTCGCCGGATCGCTGCGCTATCACCTCGGGCTCGTCACGCCGAACTCGAACAAGTGCCGGATTCTCGTCGACGGCGTCGAATGCGTCTGGCGCGACGGCGAAGCCTTCATGTTCGACGAGACCTTTATCCACAGCGCCGAGAACGCGACCGACGTCAACCGCATCATCCTGTTCTGCGACGTCGAGCGCCCGATGAAGTATGGCTTCATGACCGCGATGAATCGCTGGGTCAGCCATAACATCGTCAAGGCGTCGGCGACCCAGAACGTCGACGGTGAGAGCGTCGGCGTGCTCAACAAGGTGTTCGGCAAGCTCTACGAAATCCACCTTGCGAGCCGCAAGGTCAAGGAGTGGAACCGCAACGTCTACTACACGCTGAAATATTCGCTGACGGCGGTGATCCTCGGTCTTATCGTGATGTCGGCGCTGCGGTGA
- a CDS encoding nuclear transport factor 2 family protein, which produces MAPLPAADAETEQFFRHWLETFAGYVREVDYASARPLFHPDVLAFGTHNDVIPGLDQWVVTQWDNVWPKTTDFRFVLEQISILASPDGTMVTVIVPWTSTGYHADGSPFPRPGRATMVFSGNADGWLCVHSHMSLNRGVPQVSHANRPVKAW; this is translated from the coding sequence ATGGCCCCGTTGCCGGCCGCCGACGCCGAGACAGAGCAGTTCTTCCGCCACTGGCTGGAAACCTTCGCGGGCTATGTCCGCGAGGTCGACTACGCCTCGGCGAGGCCGCTCTTCCATCCGGATGTGCTTGCCTTCGGCACGCACAACGACGTCATCCCTGGTCTCGATCAATGGGTCGTGACGCAATGGGATAACGTCTGGCCCAAGACAACCGACTTCCGCTTCGTCCTCGAGCAGATCTCGATCCTGGCCTCGCCGGACGGCACGATGGTGACCGTGATCGTGCCGTGGACGAGCACGGGCTATCACGCCGATGGCAGTCCGTTCCCGCGCCCCGGCCGGGCGACGATGGTGTTCTCGGGGAATGCCGATGGCTGGCTGTGTGTCCACTCCCACATGTCGCTCAACCGCGGTGTCCCGCAGGTGAGCCATGCCAACCGACCGGTGAAGGCCTGGTAG
- a CDS encoding molybdenum storage protein subunit alpha translates to MTVTNQIKHVASPLARQTLLDGDLTRPVAGSSPIKLLPWVQVIKIGGRLMDRGHEVILPLVDELRSLLSEHRLLILTGAGVRARHLYSVGLDLGLPVGSLAPLAASEAGQNGHILASLLAPEGVSYIEHPTIAHQLAIHLSAARAVVGSAFPPYHHHEFPTSRIPLHRADTGAFLLADALGAAGLTIVEDVDGVYTADPNAADGKQAQLLRETGVAELGKLKGTLPFDPALIEVMANARHIARVQVVNGLVPGRLTAALRGQHVGTIIQTGAPA, encoded by the coding sequence ATGACTGTCACCAACCAGATCAAGCACGTCGCCTCGCCGCTCGCACGTCAGACACTGCTCGACGGCGATCTCACCCGCCCCGTCGCAGGCAGCAGCCCGATCAAGCTGTTGCCCTGGGTGCAGGTGATCAAGATCGGCGGCCGCCTGATGGATCGCGGTCACGAAGTGATCCTTCCCCTCGTCGACGAGCTGCGGTCGCTGCTGTCAGAGCATCGCCTGCTGATCCTGACCGGCGCCGGCGTCCGCGCCCGCCATCTCTACAGCGTCGGCCTCGACCTCGGCCTCCCCGTCGGGTCGCTCGCGCCGCTCGCCGCAAGCGAGGCCGGCCAGAACGGCCATATCCTTGCGAGCCTGCTCGCGCCTGAGGGCGTGTCCTACATCGAGCACCCGACCATCGCGCACCAGCTCGCCATTCATCTCTCGGCAGCCCGCGCGGTCGTGGGCAGCGCGTTTCCGCCCTACCACCATCATGAATTCCCGACCTCGCGCATCCCGCTGCATCGGGCCGACACCGGCGCCTTCCTGCTCGCGGACGCTCTGGGCGCCGCCGGCCTCACGATCGTGGAGGATGTCGACGGCGTCTACACTGCGGATCCCAATGCCGCCGACGGCAAGCAGGCGCAGTTGCTGCGCGAGACCGGCGTCGCCGAGCTTGGCAAGCTCAAGGGCACGCTGCCGTTCGATCCGGCGCTCATCGAGGTCATGGCGAACGCGCGGCACATCGCGCGCGTGCAGGTCGTGAACGGCCTCGTTCCGGGCCGGCTTACGGCGGCCCTGCGCGGCCAGCACGTCGGGACGATCATTCAGACCGGTGCGCCGGCCTGA
- a CDS encoding uridine kinase yields the protein MSNTTTELEALLMQRSLTDPQLQAAAEAAPDFRILPDATVIKIGGQSVIDRGRAAVYPLVEEIVAARKAHKLLIGTGAGTRARHLYSIAAGLRLPAGVLSQLGASVADQNAAMLGQLLAKHGISAVSSAGLSSVPLFLAEVNAVIFSGMPPYSLWMRPAAEGVIPPYRTDAGCFLVAEQFGCKAMIYVKDENGLYTANPKTAKNATFIPKISVAEMKAKGLQDSILEFPVLDLLTSARHVHQVQIVNGLVPGNLTRALAGEHVGTIITAS from the coding sequence ATGTCGAACACGACCACGGAGCTCGAAGCGCTCCTCATGCAGCGCTCGCTCACGGATCCACAGCTTCAGGCCGCGGCGGAAGCAGCGCCGGACTTCCGGATCCTGCCGGATGCCACGGTGATCAAGATCGGCGGACAGAGCGTCATCGATCGTGGCCGCGCCGCGGTCTATCCGCTGGTCGAGGAGATCGTCGCGGCGCGCAAGGCCCATAAGCTCCTGATCGGGACCGGCGCAGGCACGCGCGCGCGGCATCTCTATTCGATCGCGGCGGGGCTACGCCTGCCGGCCGGCGTGCTCTCGCAGCTCGGCGCCTCCGTTGCCGATCAGAACGCCGCGATGCTGGGGCAACTTCTTGCCAAGCACGGCATTTCCGCGGTCTCTAGCGCCGGGCTCTCGTCCGTGCCGCTGTTCCTGGCCGAGGTGAACGCCGTCATCTTCAGCGGCATGCCGCCCTATAGCCTGTGGATGCGGCCCGCGGCCGAGGGCGTGATCCCTCCCTATCGCACCGACGCCGGATGCTTCCTCGTCGCCGAGCAGTTCGGCTGCAAGGCGATGATCTACGTGAAGGACGAGAACGGCCTCTACACCGCGAATCCCAAGACCGCGAAGAACGCCACCTTCATCCCAAAGATCTCGGTGGCCGAGATGAAGGCCAAGGGGTTGCAGGACTCGATCCTGGAATTTCCCGTGCTCGACCTCCTCACCTCGGCGCGCCATGTCCACCAGGTGCAGATCGTCAATGGCCTCGTTCCCGGCAACCTGACCCGCGCACTCGCGGGCGAGCATGTCGGCACCATCATCACCGCGAGCTGA
- a CDS encoding fumarylacetoacetate hydrolase family protein, whose product MNAASYVIPLPPQASLPVVGESGRYPVRRIWCVGRNYLEHIREMGNDERAPPFFFAKHADMLVPDGATIPYPPLTKDLHHEVELIVAMKSGGLNIPAEKALDHVYGYAVGIDLTRRDLQIASRKKERPWEIGKSFDGSAPCSAVQPASKIGHPSKGKIWLTVNGKEAQKGDLTELIWNVPEIIWQLSQQVKLAAGDIILTGTPAGVSQLQPGDKLECGVDGVGSLKVSIGQPE is encoded by the coding sequence ATGAACGCCGCCTCCTACGTCATCCCGCTTCCGCCTCAGGCTTCGCTTCCCGTCGTCGGCGAATCCGGCCGCTATCCGGTCCGCCGCATCTGGTGTGTCGGCCGCAACTATCTCGAGCACATCCGCGAGATGGGCAATGACGAGCGTGCCCCGCCGTTCTTTTTCGCCAAGCACGCCGACATGCTGGTGCCCGATGGCGCCACCATCCCTTATCCGCCGCTGACCAAGGACCTGCATCACGAGGTCGAGCTGATCGTCGCGATGAAGAGCGGCGGCCTCAACATCCCCGCCGAGAAGGCGCTCGACCATGTTTACGGCTACGCCGTCGGCATCGACTTGACCCGCCGCGACCTCCAGATCGCCTCGCGCAAGAAGGAGCGTCCCTGGGAGATCGGCAAGTCGTTCGACGGTTCGGCGCCCTGCTCCGCGGTGCAGCCGGCTTCGAAGATCGGCCACCCGTCGAAGGGCAAGATCTGGCTTACTGTGAACGGCAAGGAAGCGCAGAAGGGCGACCTCACCGAGCTGATCTGGAACGTGCCGGAGATCATCTGGCAGCTCTCGCAGCAGGTAAAGCTCGCCGCCGGCGACATCATCCTGACCGGCACGCCCGCCGGCGTGTCGCAGCTCCAGCCCGGCGACAAGCTCGAATGCGGCGTCGACGGCGTCGGCTCGCTGAAGGTCTCGATCGGCCAGCCGGAGTAA